One part of the Spirochaetia bacterium genome encodes these proteins:
- a CDS encoding ABC transporter ATP-binding protein/permease, with the protein MYRTIKRIITWCGTLRKRIWIGLVFSLLATWAAAVPIIIAAYTIGLLIEKEKLGVPFNRLWILLSFLIIAACTFLRFLFDYLRAKYQESISYELAARDRLAVGNILKRVSLGYFQKTDTGQILTAITTGLNTLENMGIRMIDTLLGGYVNCLCIFICLATFNLPIALIALAGVLASFGFLCGVSHCSTVNAPVAAAADRDMASAAIEYARGLPIIKSFNQSRNSINAMQEACSESKKIRIKIEFGFIPFNCAHLLVLRLASVAMVLATAYLGITSQLPFPIMLMFFFFSFSIFSGVEPISDSAHVLGVIDDAMDQLDRLKTTDYIDKNGKDIFLDKYDISFKNVTFGYGDRKIINNVSFDIPQHTMTAIVGPSGSGKTTICNLLARFYDIWDGSISMGNHDIREFTCDSLLGKISMVFQNVYLFNDTIRNNICFGKPDATESELIAAAKAACCHDFIMALSNGYDTVVGEGGSTLSGGEKQRISIARAMLKDAPIVILDEATASLDPENEHLIQKAITNLTMGKTIIVIAHRLATIEHADQILVVDNGTVIQQGTHRQLMQQEGTYRHFIRIREKAEGWHIDR; encoded by the coding sequence ATGTATAGGACCATAAAGAGAATCATAACATGGTGTGGAACATTACGGAAACGCATATGGATCGGATTGGTTTTCTCATTGCTTGCCACATGGGCCGCGGCAGTTCCTATCATCATTGCAGCTTATACGATAGGTCTGTTGATTGAAAAGGAAAAACTCGGTGTCCCTTTCAATCGGCTATGGATATTGCTGTCGTTCCTTATCATTGCCGCATGCACTTTCCTAAGGTTCCTGTTCGACTATCTCCGGGCAAAATATCAGGAAAGCATCAGCTATGAACTTGCAGCAAGGGACAGATTGGCAGTCGGCAATATTCTCAAGCGTGTCTCATTAGGCTACTTTCAGAAAACGGATACAGGCCAGATACTCACAGCCATAACCACAGGGCTCAATACTTTGGAAAACATGGGAATCAGAATGATTGATACGTTATTGGGTGGTTATGTCAATTGCCTGTGCATTTTCATTTGTCTCGCAACCTTCAATTTACCCATTGCCTTGATAGCCCTAGCAGGAGTACTTGCCTCTTTCGGTTTTCTCTGTGGAGTTTCGCACTGCAGTACGGTCAATGCACCTGTGGCTGCTGCTGCAGACAGAGATATGGCAAGTGCAGCCATCGAATATGCACGAGGGCTTCCGATAATCAAGTCATTCAACCAATCTCGAAACAGCATCAATGCCATGCAGGAAGCCTGCAGCGAAAGTAAAAAGATAAGGATTAAAATTGAATTCGGTTTCATTCCTTTCAACTGTGCACATCTGCTTGTACTCCGGCTTGCCTCAGTTGCCATGGTACTTGCGACAGCATATCTTGGCATAACAAGCCAACTTCCTTTCCCCATCATGCTGATGTTCTTCTTTTTCTCATTCTCAATCTTCAGCGGCGTAGAACCGATTTCTGATTCAGCACACGTACTTGGTGTCATTGATGATGCAATGGATCAGCTTGATAGGCTGAAAACTACAGACTACATCGACAAGAATGGAAAGGATATATTTCTTGATAAGTACGATATCAGTTTCAAAAACGTAACTTTCGGTTACGGCGACAGAAAGATAATCAATAATGTATCCTTTGATATTCCCCAACATACGATGACCGCTATCGTAGGTCCTTCAGGAAGTGGAAAAACCACGATATGCAATCTATTGGCACGGTTCTATGATATCTGGGACGGAAGCATCTCAATGGGTAACCATGACATACGGGAATTTACCTGTGATAGTTTACTTGGCAAAATCTCGATGGTATTTCAGAATGTCTATCTCTTCAACGATACCATCAGGAACAACATCTGTTTTGGAAAACCAGATGCAACCGAATCCGAATTGATTGCTGCTGCAAAAGCGGCCTGTTGCCATGACTTCATCATGGCATTGTCAAATGGCTATGACACAGTGGTCGGCGAAGGAGGTTCAACCCTGTCAGGAGGAGAGAAACAACGGATATCAATAGCCAGGGCTATGCTGAAGGATGCTCCCATTGTCATCCTTGATGAGGCAACGGCAAGTCTGGATCCTGAAAATGAGCATCTGATTCAAAAGGCAATTACAAATCTTACCATGGGAAAGACCATCATAGTCATTGCACATCGTCTTGCTACCATCGAACATGCAGACCAAATCCTTGTCGTTGACAATGGAACGGTAATCCAGCAAGGTACCCATAGGCAACTCATGCAACAGGAAGGCACCTATCGCCATTTCATCCGCATCAGGGAAAAAGCAGAAGGTTGGCACATAGACAGATAG
- a CDS encoding transposase gives MDLKDWANIILAQKLFADMLIELGESYSREDALRIWSIAVLRVCFSGIKDYELKDAYEESFLSELYPDVALSKNTVSTFLNNLGRTCSKITLFMRARASKVEMDHHVLIDGTLKSDESKVNSLSDFSRKARTKGTRDISVLFAFDLEAMEPVCSKCFPGNMLDVTAYDEFISEHQLTKGIVVADKGFPQSVARQHFKQHPDLHYLNPLKRNAKIASQLHMLEFTELLQGYEGITCRKEKGGDRWLYSFRDAYRASKEERDWLSRSRKKKNYRLTDLEKARATFGTVVLECDLDTDPQTIYKAYSKRWEIEIVMRFYKSALEFDETRVHDDYSVIGSEFCDFLASVLTFRMIAAFDEAKLLEDLPYKKIMRILARAKMFNDPGIGWRLIKINPSQEEVLKRLDIHPTEKLQPKKKRGRPPKVKPV, from the coding sequence GTGGACCTCAAGGACTGGGCAAACATCATCCTTGCGCAGAAACTCTTTGCTGACATGCTCATTGAGCTAGGAGAATCCTATAGCAGGGAGGATGCGCTCAGGATCTGGTCCATCGCTGTGCTCAGGGTCTGCTTCAGCGGTATAAAGGATTATGAGCTGAAAGATGCGTATGAGGAGAGTTTCCTGTCCGAGCTGTATCCTGATGTAGCCCTCTCGAAGAACACGGTCTCCACCTTCCTGAACAATCTTGGACGTACCTGTTCAAAGATCACCCTGTTCATGAGGGCCAGGGCTTCGAAAGTCGAGATGGATCACCATGTACTGATTGACGGGACATTGAAATCGGATGAATCGAAGGTAAATTCTCTCTCGGATTTTTCCAGGAAAGCCAGGACGAAAGGAACCAGGGACATCTCTGTCCTGTTCGCTTTCGATCTTGAAGCGATGGAACCGGTATGCTCCAAGTGTTTTCCGGGCAACATGCTTGATGTCACCGCCTACGATGAATTCATCTCCGAGCACCAACTGACAAAGGGAATCGTAGTTGCAGACAAAGGATTCCCCCAGTCCGTAGCAAGGCAGCATTTCAAGCAGCATCCCGACCTCCATTACCTGAATCCTCTGAAGAGGAATGCGAAGATTGCATCGCAACTCCATATGCTTGAGTTTACAGAGCTTCTTCAAGGGTATGAAGGCATAACCTGCAGGAAGGAGAAAGGTGGGGACCGATGGCTCTATTCCTTCCGGGATGCCTACAGGGCTTCAAAGGAAGAACGTGACTGGCTGAGCCGAAGCCGGAAAAAGAAGAATTACCGCCTCACTGATCTTGAGAAGGCAAGAGCGACATTCGGGACGGTGGTCCTTGAGTGCGATCTGGACACAGATCCCCAGACGATCTACAAAGCCTATTCCAAGAGATGGGAGATCGAGATTGTCATGAGATTCTACAAGTCAGCACTCGAATTCGATGAGACCCGTGTGCATGACGACTACAGCGTGATAGGAAGCGAGTTCTGCGACTTCCTCGCTTCCGTGCTCACCTTCAGGATGATAGCTGCCTTTGACGAGGCCAAGTTACTCGAAGATTTGCCGTATAAGAAGATCATGAGGATCCTGGCAAGGGCGAAGATGTTCAATGATCCTGGTATCGGGTGGCGTCTGATCAAGATCAATCCGTCACAGGAGGAAGTCCTGAAGAGACTCGACATTCATCCCACAGAGAAGCTTCAACCGAAGAAGAAACGCGGTCGTCCTCCTAAAGTGAAGCCCGTATAG
- a CDS encoding mannitol dehydrogenase family protein yields MQLTAKELKERTTWLSKGYELPQFDHQKMIDSTLQEPVWIHFGAGNIFRGFPAMLMQKLLDEGLEKKGIIVGEGFDYEIIDRIYVPHDNLSLLVTLNDNGTIDTSVVASVAAAWKCNPSFSREWENFKNAFEKPSLQMVSFTITEKGYAMKGQDGNYFPFVQEDIGQGPDGNLKGLMGMVTALVYHRYKSYGVPLALCSMDNCSHNGEKLQTAVSTMANEWVEKGLCEKGFLAYLHEQISFPWSMIDKITPRPDADVQHMLKKNDFESTDVVITAKHTYIAPFVNAERPQYLVIEDKFPNGRPCLEKAGVYFTDRDTVNKVEKMKVCTCLNPLHTCLAIYGCLLGYNRIADEMKDAQLNKMVHILGYDEGLPVVVDPGIIEPKAFLDEVLETRFPNPFMPDTPQRIACDTSQKLPIRYGETIKAYMASDSLDIKRLTVVPLVIAGWCRYLMGIDDEGKAFQPSPDPRLEQEREYLKDVKLGDEGPFDEALRPILSDASLFAVDLYKAGLAGKVTDYFTQLVKGKGAVRSTLQKYIK; encoded by the coding sequence ATGCAATTGACTGCAAAAGAATTGAAAGAACGTACTACATGGCTTTCAAAAGGATATGAATTACCACAATTTGACCATCAGAAAATGATTGACAGCACCTTGCAGGAGCCTGTATGGATTCACTTTGGTGCTGGTAATATTTTCAGAGGATTTCCTGCCATGCTCATGCAGAAACTCTTGGATGAAGGTCTGGAAAAGAAAGGCATCATTGTCGGAGAAGGGTTCGATTATGAAATCATCGATCGGATATATGTACCCCATGATAATCTTTCTTTGCTTGTTACTTTGAATGATAACGGTACAATTGACACTTCCGTGGTTGCATCGGTAGCTGCTGCATGGAAATGCAATCCTTCCTTTTCGAGGGAATGGGAGAATTTCAAAAATGCTTTTGAAAAACCATCACTTCAAATGGTATCGTTTACAATAACGGAAAAAGGCTATGCAATGAAAGGACAGGATGGCAATTATTTCCCATTTGTACAAGAAGATATAGGCCAAGGACCGGATGGAAATCTCAAAGGCTTGATGGGTATGGTTACTGCACTCGTTTATCATCGTTATAAGAGTTATGGGGTACCGCTTGCCTTGTGTAGCATGGACAATTGTTCACATAATGGCGAAAAGCTTCAGACGGCTGTTTCTACTATGGCAAATGAATGGGTAGAAAAAGGTCTGTGTGAAAAAGGTTTCCTAGCTTATCTTCATGAGCAAATCAGTTTTCCTTGGTCAATGATAGACAAGATTACACCGAGGCCTGATGCTGATGTACAGCATATGCTGAAGAAAAATGACTTTGAGTCGACTGATGTAGTCATTACGGCGAAACATACCTATATTGCTCCGTTTGTCAATGCCGAGAGACCTCAATATCTGGTCATCGAGGACAAGTTCCCCAACGGCAGGCCATGTTTGGAAAAAGCTGGTGTCTACTTTACTGACCGAGATACAGTCAACAAGGTCGAAAAGATGAAGGTTTGTACTTGCCTGAATCCTTTGCACACCTGCTTGGCAATTTATGGTTGCCTCTTGGGATATAATCGGATTGCCGATGAGATGAAAGATGCCCAGCTAAATAAAATGGTTCATATTCTTGGATATGATGAAGGCCTGCCTGTTGTTGTGGATCCCGGTATCATTGAACCAAAGGCCTTTCTTGATGAGGTACTGGAAACTCGTTTTCCGAATCCTTTTATGCCTGACACCCCTCAACGTATTGCCTGTGATACAAGCCAAAAGCTTCCCATCAGGTATGGGGAAACGATCAAGGCATATATGGCAAGTGACAGCCTTGATATAAAAAGACTTACAGTCGTTCCGCTGGTCATTGCCGGATGGTGCAGATATCTCATGGGTATTGATGATGAAGGTAAAGCTTTCCAGCCATCACCGGATCCGAGGCTTGAGCAGGAAAGAGAATATCTGAAAGACGTGAAGCTGGGTGATGAAGGTCCTTTTGATGAGGCACTTAGGCCTATACTCAGCGATGCGTCACTTTTTGCTGTAGATTTATACAAGGCTGGCCTTGCAGGCAAAGTGACTGATTATTTTACACAACTTGTAAAAGGCAAAGGAGCTGTCAGAAGTACTCTGCAAAAGTATATAAAGTAA
- a CDS encoding glucuronate isomerase encodes MDDFALHGCIASDHDINRPIYIGVDEASVESLFQKRLQGNLLTEDEYHAYRSALLLHLAKSYHKRNWAMELHVGCNRNQNHRMTRLLGESTGFDSTGDYEVAEGVGAFLDALASQAELPKTILFSLNPKDNWILASLANTFQGTEIPSKIQLGAAWWMQDHKYGMEQQLIALSSSGLLGTFIGMLTDSRSFLSYSRHEYFRRILCNFIGNLVENGEYPMSENLGKLVENICYNNATYYFKI; translated from the coding sequence ATGGATGATTTTGCTTTGCATGGATGTATCGCAAGTGACCATGATATCAACAGACCCATATATATCGGTGTTGATGAGGCCTCTGTTGAATCACTGTTTCAAAAAAGATTGCAGGGCAATTTGCTGACAGAGGATGAATATCACGCCTATCGGTCTGCACTGTTATTACATTTGGCAAAAAGTTATCATAAGCGTAATTGGGCAATGGAACTGCATGTTGGCTGTAATAGGAACCAGAATCATCGGATGACCCGATTGTTAGGCGAATCAACAGGATTTGATTCTACAGGCGATTATGAAGTTGCTGAAGGCGTTGGTGCTTTCCTTGATGCTTTGGCATCTCAGGCTGAATTACCAAAGACGATACTCTTTTCATTGAATCCAAAAGATAACTGGATACTTGCTAGTTTGGCAAATACATTCCAAGGTACAGAGATCCCTTCAAAAATTCAACTTGGCGCTGCTTGGTGGATGCAGGATCATAAATACGGAATGGAACAGCAGTTGATAGCTTTGTCCAGTTCCGGATTGTTGGGTACATTTATTGGTATGCTTACAGACAGTCGATCATTTTTATCTTATTCACGTCATGAATATTTCCGAAGAATCCTTTGCAATTTTATTGGGAATCTTGTTGAAAATGGGGAATATCCAATGAGTGAGAATCTAGGAAAGCTTGTAGAAAATATTTGCTATAACAATGCTACATATTATTTCAAAATATGA
- a CDS encoding AAA family ATPase — protein MKLKRIRLEGYRGFQKPFEVTPAYPLQVFTGENGSGKSTLLDAIFTAISWIPARILSPNGNGTRINSTADINIHSNSATLEITCEDTIGHEITWKLYRVKRGQYTKQNISSSFQELNAYATELRKQITETKGQCNLPIYSYYTVSRVGYSIPSRIRKHHTFSPTAIYEKENLFHTEFKLFYEWFRDMEALQNQKSREQHDATYVEPLLENVKKAIYTFIPDFSNLHFDWQSPQGLWVSKGRDNLRIEQLSDGEQVLLALVGDLARKLAIANPKRQNPLEGEGIILIDEIELHLHPSWQYVVLDKLLNTFPNCQFLITTHSPFVISAAPKDSVSYLKNFELQKIIGNYGSSLNNVAKLIMNVDDKPQEISILFKEFYKALDEDDYISAKEKLNILEQKLNANDPDLTSAQVSLALETPESSSV, from the coding sequence ATGAAACTCAAACGTATACGTCTGGAAGGATACAGGGGATTTCAGAAACCATTTGAAGTAACCCCAGCCTATCCATTGCAGGTTTTTACAGGTGAAAATGGTTCTGGCAAAAGTACATTGCTTGATGCAATCTTCACAGCTATTTCATGGATTCCAGCACGTATTCTGTCTCCGAACGGAAATGGGACACGTATCAACAGTACAGCTGATATCAACATACATAGCAACAGTGCAACACTTGAGATTACCTGTGAAGATACCATCGGACATGAAATAACATGGAAACTGTATAGGGTAAAAAGAGGGCAGTATACGAAGCAGAACATTTCAAGTTCATTTCAAGAATTAAATGCTTATGCCACAGAGTTGCGCAAACAAATTACAGAAACAAAAGGGCAATGTAATCTTCCGATCTATTCCTATTATACAGTTTCCAGAGTAGGTTATTCTATTCCTTCAAGGATACGGAAACACCATACTTTTTCTCCAACTGCAATTTATGAAAAAGAAAATCTTTTTCATACAGAGTTCAAGCTGTTCTATGAGTGGTTCAGGGATATGGAAGCATTACAGAACCAAAAAAGCAGAGAACAACATGATGCAACGTATGTAGAACCTTTGTTGGAAAATGTCAAAAAAGCTATCTATACATTCATACCAGACTTTTCAAATCTACATTTTGACTGGCAATCTCCCCAAGGCCTATGGGTAAGCAAAGGCAGGGACAATCTAAGAATTGAACAACTGTCTGATGGTGAACAAGTCTTGCTTGCCCTTGTAGGCGACTTAGCTAGAAAATTGGCAATAGCAAATCCCAAGAGACAAAATCCATTGGAAGGAGAAGGCATCATATTGATAGATGAAATAGAGCTACACCTACATCCTTCATGGCAATATGTAGTTCTCGACAAATTACTGAATACCTTTCCCAATTGCCAATTTCTCATTACTACACATTCACCTTTCGTTATCTCTGCAGCTCCAAAAGATAGCGTCAGCTATTTAAAGAATTTTGAGTTACAGAAAATAATCGGCAACTATGGAAGCAGCCTTAACAATGTAGCAAAGCTTATCATGAATGTAGACGACAAGCCACAGGAAATCAGTATACTGTTCAAGGAATTCTACAAAGCATTAGATGAGGACGATTATATATCTGCAAAAGAAAAACTAAATATACTCGAACAAAAATTGAACGCGAATGATCCAGATTTAACTTCTGCACAAGTTTCCCTTGCCTTGGAAACTCCGGAGTCTTCATCAGTATGA
- the uxuA gene encoding mannonate dehydratase, translating into MKMTMRWYGSKFDTVTLKQMRQIPGLKGVITTLYDIPVGEVWPQDRIHELKEEVEASGLVIEGIESINIHDAIKIGLPERDRYIENYIAALEHLGKEGITLVCYNFMPVFDWTRTDLSKQRPDGSFVMAYDQKKVDALDPQAFFDQTNSNSNGFVMPGWEPDRLAHVKELFAAYASVDADVLFNNLVYFLKAIEPICEKYGIKMAIHPDDPAWSVFGLPRIITGKETILRLMKAVDKPFNGLTFCTGSLGTNPKNDLPGIVRALPGRIHFAHIRNLQHFSPGVFEESAHLSSDGSFDMYEICKALYDIGFDGPVRPDHGRMIWGEKAMPGYGLYDRALGATYINGLFEAIEKSNR; encoded by the coding sequence ATGAAGATGACGATGCGCTGGTACGGTTCAAAATTTGATACTGTAACCTTAAAACAGATGAGACAGATTCCTGGTTTGAAGGGCGTCATTACGACCTTATATGATATTCCGGTAGGAGAAGTATGGCCGCAGGATCGAATCCATGAACTGAAGGAAGAAGTCGAAGCTTCAGGGCTCGTGATAGAGGGTATCGAAAGTATCAATATCCATGATGCAATCAAAATTGGCTTACCTGAACGGGACCGATATATCGAGAATTATATAGCAGCCCTTGAGCATCTTGGAAAAGAAGGCATTACGCTGGTATGCTACAATTTCATGCCTGTCTTTGATTGGACTCGGACCGATTTGTCCAAACAGCGGCCAGACGGTTCCTTTGTCATGGCATATGATCAGAAAAAGGTCGATGCCCTTGATCCACAGGCTTTCTTTGACCAGACGAATTCCAATAGCAACGGCTTTGTGATGCCCGGTTGGGAACCGGACAGGCTGGCTCATGTCAAGGAACTGTTTGCAGCATATGCTTCGGTTGATGCCGATGTACTGTTCAATAACCTTGTTTATTTCCTTAAGGCAATCGAACCGATATGCGAAAAATATGGGATCAAAATGGCAATCCACCCAGATGATCCCGCATGGTCGGTCTTTGGACTGCCAAGGATTATTACAGGAAAGGAAACAATTCTCAGATTAATGAAGGCTGTCGACAAACCATTCAACGGACTGACTTTCTGTACTGGATCTCTTGGAACGAATCCAAAGAATGATCTTCCTGGAATTGTCAGGGCATTGCCAGGCCGGATACATTTTGCCCATATAAGGAATCTGCAGCATTTTTCACCTGGTGTATTTGAAGAATCCGCACATCTTTCAAGTGATGGTTCATTTGATATGTATGAAATTTGCAAAGCACTCTATGACATTGGTTTCGATGGCCCTGTCAGACCTGACCATGGCCGTATGATTTGGGGAGAAAAAGCGATGCCTGGTTATGGACTGTACGACAGGGCACTCGGAGCTACATACATCAATGGATTGTTTGAAGCAATTGAGAAATCCAACAGATAG